Proteins encoded in a region of the Meiothermus sp. QL-1 genome:
- the ruvX gene encoding Holliday junction resolvase RuvX produces MKVLALDVGEARIGLAVGEVGRPWAFGRGYLVRRSLAEDLQALKALAEREGAQRLVVGLPLRTDGKPSAQAKRVLALAEALRGVGLEVELFDERFTTQLGQRRLREAPKRLRREKGRLDEAAAIALLESYLGV; encoded by the coding sequence ATGAAGGTGCTGGCCCTGGACGTGGGCGAGGCCCGCATTGGGCTGGCGGTGGGCGAGGTGGGCCGGCCCTGGGCCTTTGGCCGGGGCTATCTGGTGCGCCGAAGCCTGGCAGAAGACCTCCAGGCCCTCAAGGCCCTGGCCGAGCGGGAGGGGGCCCAGCGCCTGGTGGTGGGCCTGCCCCTGCGCACCGACGGCAAGCCCAGCGCCCAGGCCAAGCGGGTGCTGGCCTTGGCGGAGGCCCTGCGGGGGGTGGGGCTCGAGGTCGAGCTCTTCGACGAGCGCTTCACCACCCAGCTAGGGCAAAGACGCCTGCGGGAGGCCCCGAAGCGCCTCCGGCGGGAAAAGGGCCGGCTGGACGAGGCAGCGGCCATCGCCCTGCTCGAGTCGTACCTGGGGGTCTAG
- the alaS gene encoding alanine--tRNA ligase codes for MTTAEIREKFLKFFESKGHLRLPSFSVVPEDDPTLLFINAGMTPLKPYFMGKKPVFPGVEGEWYRVTTCQKSVRTGDIENVGRTNRHQTVFEMLGNFSFGDYFKKEAIEWAWEFLTSKEWLGLEPERIYVTIYIDDDEAFEHWTRVGVPPERIHRFGADENFWPQNAPTQGPNGPCGPCSEIYYDRGPEFGSDTWADYYETRESNRFVEIWNLVFPQYNRKDGGVLEPLPKPNIDTGMGLSRVAMVLQGVTDFYETDEFRPLIEKIVELTGVSYEGPRSVAHRVMAEHARAVAFILADGVHFANTGRGYVVRRLLRRAVRFGYLLGLREPFMHRLAAVVAEVMGGVYPELRANLESVQKQMKIEEEQFLRTLESGIKRLDAMLEGLSPGDTLSGREAFTLYDTYGFPLDLTVEIAGERGIRVDTEGFEKALEEQQERARAAAAFSRELFRRSNEALAALAADYGGTPFLGYESLEAQASVKLLLAGEQTIEEAPAGTEVQVVLDRTPFYAEGGGQVGDAGVLEWPGGWARVHTTQKSPEGIFLHLARVEEGTLRAGTVVRALVDPHRRDTERNHTATHLLHAALRAVLGPHAQQRGSYVGPDRLRFDFTQFEPIAPRDLARIERLVNRFIQADFPVSYAYKPLEEARKEGAMALFGEKYGDVVRVVTVEGSLDQVVSKELCGGCHVRRTGEIGSFVIVGEEAVAAGVRRIEALTGEAAVAFVRETLERAQGLSRELGVPLEQLPERVRRLLEELKAREREVEQLRLELARARLGKEGVSLKEAHGLRYLAVRIDGLEAGALRSAADELLEKHRADVVALGSGQNLVIKVGKAALERGLDAGRVMRRLTELAGGRGGGRGAIAQGGGFDLERALGALEEALA; via the coding sequence ATGACCACGGCCGAGATTCGCGAGAAGTTCCTCAAGTTCTTCGAGTCCAAGGGCCACCTGCGCCTCCCCAGCTTCAGCGTGGTGCCCGAGGACGATCCCACCCTGCTCTTCATCAACGCCGGTATGACCCCCCTCAAGCCCTACTTCATGGGCAAAAAGCCGGTCTTTCCCGGGGTGGAGGGGGAGTGGTACCGCGTCACCACCTGCCAGAAATCGGTGCGCACCGGCGACATCGAGAACGTGGGCCGCACCAACCGGCACCAGACCGTGTTCGAGATGCTGGGCAACTTCAGCTTCGGCGACTACTTCAAAAAAGAGGCCATCGAGTGGGCCTGGGAGTTCCTGACCAGCAAGGAGTGGCTGGGGCTGGAGCCGGAGCGCATCTACGTGACCATCTACATCGATGACGATGAGGCCTTCGAGCACTGGACGCGGGTGGGCGTACCCCCGGAGCGCATCCACCGCTTCGGGGCCGATGAAAACTTTTGGCCGCAAAATGCCCCCACCCAGGGTCCCAACGGCCCCTGCGGTCCTTGCAGCGAGATCTACTACGACCGGGGGCCCGAGTTTGGCTCGGACACCTGGGCCGATTACTACGAGACCCGGGAGTCCAACCGCTTTGTGGAGATATGGAACCTGGTCTTCCCCCAGTACAACCGCAAGGACGGGGGGGTGCTGGAGCCGCTGCCCAAGCCCAACATCGACACCGGCATGGGGCTTTCGCGGGTGGCCATGGTGCTGCAGGGGGTCACCGACTTCTACGAGACCGACGAGTTCAGGCCCCTCATCGAGAAGATTGTGGAGCTCACCGGGGTGAGCTACGAGGGCCCCCGCTCGGTGGCCCACCGGGTGATGGCCGAGCACGCCCGGGCGGTCGCCTTCATCCTGGCCGACGGGGTGCACTTCGCCAACACCGGCCGGGGCTACGTGGTGCGCCGGCTGCTAAGGCGGGCGGTGCGCTTCGGCTACCTGCTGGGCCTGCGCGAGCCCTTCATGCACCGGCTGGCCGCGGTGGTGGCGGAGGTGATGGGGGGGGTCTACCCGGAGCTGCGGGCCAACCTGGAGAGCGTGCAAAAGCAGATGAAGATTGAGGAAGAGCAGTTCCTGCGCACGCTGGAAAGCGGCATCAAGCGCCTTGATGCGATGCTCGAGGGCCTCTCGCCCGGCGACACCCTCTCGGGCCGGGAGGCCTTCACCCTATACGACACCTACGGCTTTCCCCTGGACCTGACCGTCGAGATAGCCGGCGAGCGGGGGATTCGGGTGGACACCGAGGGCTTCGAGAAGGCCCTGGAAGAGCAGCAGGAGCGGGCCCGGGCAGCGGCGGCCTTCAGCCGGGAGCTCTTCCGGCGCTCCAACGAGGCCCTGGCGGCGCTGGCGGCCGACTACGGGGGCACCCCTTTCCTGGGGTACGAGAGCCTGGAGGCCCAGGCCTCGGTCAAGCTCCTGCTGGCGGGGGAGCAGACCATTGAAGAGGCGCCTGCGGGCACCGAGGTGCAGGTGGTGCTCGACCGTACCCCTTTCTACGCCGAGGGCGGGGGCCAGGTGGGCGACGCAGGGGTGCTGGAGTGGCCGGGGGGTTGGGCCAGGGTGCACACCACCCAGAAGAGCCCCGAGGGCATCTTCCTGCACCTGGCCCGGGTGGAGGAAGGCACCCTGCGGGCCGGGACCGTGGTTCGGGCCTTGGTGGACCCCCACCGGCGCGATACCGAGAGGAACCACACCGCCACCCACCTGCTCCACGCCGCGCTCAGGGCCGTGCTAGGCCCCCACGCCCAGCAAAGAGGGAGCTATGTGGGGCCCGACCGGCTCCGCTTCGACTTCACCCAGTTCGAGCCCATCGCCCCCCGCGACCTGGCCCGAATTGAGCGGCTGGTCAACCGCTTCATCCAGGCCGACTTTCCCGTCAGTTACGCCTACAAGCCCCTGGAGGAGGCCCGCAAGGAGGGGGCCATGGCCCTTTTCGGCGAGAAGTACGGGGATGTGGTGCGGGTGGTCACGGTGGAGGGCAGCCTGGACCAGGTGGTCTCCAAGGAGCTCTGCGGGGGTTGCCACGTGCGGCGCACCGGGGAGATTGGCAGCTTCGTAATCGTGGGCGAAGAAGCGGTGGCCGCAGGGGTCCGGCGCATCGAAGCCCTGACCGGGGAAGCGGCGGTGGCCTTTGTGCGGGAGACGCTGGAGCGGGCGCAGGGGCTGAGCCGGGAACTGGGGGTACCCCTCGAGCAGCTTCCCGAGCGGGTGCGCAGGCTGCTAGAGGAGCTAAAGGCCCGCGAGCGGGAAGTGGAGCAGCTTAGGCTCGAGCTGGCCCGGGCCAGGCTGGGCAAGGAGGGGGTCTCGCTCAAGGAGGCCCACGGGCTACGCTACCTGGCGGTACGGATTGATGGGCTCGAGGCTGGCGCTTTACGCAGCGCTGCCGACGAGCTTTTGGAAAAGCACAGGGCCGATGTGGTGGCCCTGGGCTCCGGCCAGAACCTGGTCATCAAGGTGGGCAAGGCCGCGCTGGAGCGGGGTTTGGACGCTGGGAGGGTGATGAGGAGGCTGACCGAGCTGGCCGGAGGCCGTGGGGGCGGGCGGGGGGCCATCGCCCAGGGCGGCGGCTTCGACCTGGAACGGGCCCTGGGGGCTTTGGAGGAGGCCCTCGCCTGA